Proteins co-encoded in one Pogona vitticeps strain Pit_001003342236 chromosome 9, PviZW2.1, whole genome shotgun sequence genomic window:
- the APOC1 gene encoding apolipoprotein C-I isoform X1 gives MEGGWQVYSKQHQETLRSPQTMQLAFSVAVVLVALSVVADSAEDPVTSTEPTLAQKFEKFQHGLQTFAERVGEKTKAAFLDLHHSEIGNKTRNWFTENFQKLKEKFKATFSSNDGSD, from the exons atggagggagggtggCAGGTTTATAGCAAGCAGCACCAGG AAACTCTGCGAAGCCCCCAAACCATGCAGCTTGCTTTCTCCGTGGCTGTGGTCCTCGTGGCATTGTCTGTTGTGGCAG ACTCCGCTGAGGATCCGGTCACCAGCACAGAGCCTACTCTGGCTCAAAAGTTCGAGAAATTCCAGCATGGTCTCCAGACTTTTGCAGAACGTGTTGGGGAGAAGACCAAAGCTGCTTTTCTTGACCTGCATCACAGTGAAATCGGCAACAAGACTAG GAACTGGTTcactgagaacttccagaagctGAAGGAAAAGTTCAAGGCCACTTTTTCCAGCAATGACGGTTCTGACTGA
- the APOC1 gene encoding apolipoprotein C-I isoform X2: protein MQLAFSVAVVLVALSVVADSAEDPVTSTEPTLAQKFEKFQHGLQTFAERVGEKTKAAFLDLHHSEIGNKTRNWFTENFQKLKEKFKATFSSNDGSD from the exons ATGCAGCTTGCTTTCTCCGTGGCTGTGGTCCTCGTGGCATTGTCTGTTGTGGCAG ACTCCGCTGAGGATCCGGTCACCAGCACAGAGCCTACTCTGGCTCAAAAGTTCGAGAAATTCCAGCATGGTCTCCAGACTTTTGCAGAACGTGTTGGGGAGAAGACCAAAGCTGCTTTTCTTGACCTGCATCACAGTGAAATCGGCAACAAGACTAG GAACTGGTTcactgagaacttccagaagctGAAGGAAAAGTTCAAGGCCACTTTTTCCAGCAATGACGGTTCTGACTGA